The Manis javanica isolate MJ-LG chromosome 4, MJ_LKY, whole genome shotgun sequence genome contains a region encoding:
- the LPO gene encoding lactoperoxidase: protein MKDLLHLQTFLLSLTLLQAAVSATKGQTTSPATITDTVSQVKVLINKAFLESRTRLKAAMTSEVPTPRQLAEYFKHAKGRARTAIRSGQVWEDSFKRLRQKDTLTNVTELSLDLTALYWEVGCGVPVPAAAGCDQNSPYRTITGDCNNRRNPALGAANRALVRWLPAEYEDGLSLPFGWTPGKTRNGFPLPLAREVSNQIAGYRNEEGVLDQNRSLLFMQWGQIVDHDLDFVPDTEMGSSEHSKEQCDEYCIQGGNCFPIMLPPNDPKLKTQGKCMPFFRAGFVCPTPPYQSLAREQINALNSFLDASLVYGTEPSLASQLRNLSSPLGLMAVNQEVWDHGLAFLPFERKKPSPCEVINTTARVPCFLAGDPRASEQILLATSHTLLLREHNRLARELKRLNPQWDGEKLYQEARKILGAFMQIITFRDYLPIVLGAEMQKWIPPYQGYNESVDPRVSNVFTFALRFGHLEVPSVFSLLDENYQPWGPEPDLPLHTLFFNTWRMVKDGGIDPLVRGLLAKKSKLMKQNKMMTGELRNKLFQPTQKIHGFDLAAINIQRCRDNGMPGYNSWRGFCDLSQPQTLAELGAVLRNKMLAEKFLDLYGTPDSIDIWIGATAEPLVERGRVGSLLACILGKQFQQIRDGDRFWWENPGVFTEKQRDSLQKMSFSRLVCDNTHITKVPLDPFQANSYPRGFVDCSDIDKLDLSPWASVEN from the exons ATGAAGGACCTTCTCCATCTCCAAACCTTTTTACTTTCCCTGACCTTGCTCCAGGCTGCAGTGTCTGCCACAAAGG GGCAGACCACCAGCCCTGCTACCATCACTGATACTGTGAGTCAAGTCAAGGTCCTAATCAACAAGGCCTTCCTGGAATCCCGGACCAG GCTGAAGGCTGCCATGACCTCCGAGGTGCCCACCCCTCGACAGCTTGCAGAATACTTCAAGCATGCCAAAGGCCGAGCGCGTACAGCCATCCGCAGTGGGCAGGTGTGGGAGGACTCCTTTAAGAGGCTGAGGCAGAAAGACACTTTGACTAATGTCACAG AGCTCAGCCTGGACTTGACTGCACTCTACTGGGAGGTGGGCTGCGGTGTCCCTGTTCCTGCGGCGGCGGGGTGCGACCAGAACAGCCCTTACCGCACCATTACTGGAGACTGTAACAACCG GAGGAACCCCGCGCTGGGCGCCGCCAACAGGGCGCTGGTGCGCTGGCTGCCGGCCGAGTACGAGGACGGGCTCTCCCTGCCTTTCGGGTGGACGCCGGGCAAGACGCGGAACGGCTTCCCTCTCCCGCTG GCCCGTGAGGTGTCCAACCAGATTGCAGGCTACCGAAATGAAGAGGGTGTTCTAGACCAAAACAGGTCCCTGCTCTTCATGCAGTGGGGTCAAATTGTGGACCATGACCTGGACTTTGTCCCTGACACCGAGATGGGCAGCAGCGAGCACTCCAAAGAGCAGTGTGACGAGTACTGTATCCAGGGAGGCAACTGTTTCCCCATCATG CTACCACCCAATGACCCCAAGTTGAAGACTCAAGGGAAGTGCATGCCTTTTTTCCGAGCCGGGTTTGTCTGCCCCACTCCACCTTACCAGTCCCTGGCCCGAGAGCAGATCAATGCCCTGAACTCCTTCCTGGATGCCAGCTTAGTGTACGGCACCGAGCCCAGCCTAGCCAGTCAGCTGCGCAACCTCAGCAGCCCCCTGGGCCTCATGGCTGTCAACCAGGAGGTCTGGGACCACGGGCTGGCCTTCCTGCCCTTTGAGCGGAAGAAACCAAGCCCCTGCGAGGTCATCAACACCACCGCCCGTGTGCCCTGCTTCCTGGCGG GAGATCCCCGAGCCTCCGAGCAGATCCTCCTGGCCACTTCCCACACCCTCCTTCTCCGAGAGCACAACCGGCTGGCCAGAGAACTAAAGAGACTCAACCCTCAGTGGGATGGAGAAAAACTCTACCAGGAAGCCCGGAAAATCCTGGGAGCCTTCATGCAG ATTATCACCTTTAGGGACTACCTACCCATTGTGCTAGGTGCTGAGATGCAGAAGTGGATCCCTCCCTACCAAGGCTACAATGAATCTGTGGATCCTCGAGTTTCCAATGTCTTCACCTTTGCCTTACGCTTTGGCCACTTGGAGGTCCCTTCTGTGTTTTCCCTCCTGGATGAGAATTATCAGCCATGGGGGCCAGAACCAGACCTCCCCCTGCACACCCTCTTCTTCAACACCTGGAGGATGGTCAAAGATG GTGGAATTGACCCTCTGGTGCGGGGCCTGCTGGCCAAGAAGTCCAAGCtgatgaaacagaataaaatgatgACAGGAGAGCTGCGCAACAAGCTTTTCCAGCCCACACAGAAGATCCATGGCTTTGACCTGGCCGCCATCAACATACAGCGCTGCCGGGACAATGGGATGCCTG GGTACAACTCCTGGAGAGGCTTCTGTGACCTCTCACAGCCCCAGACACTGGCGGAGCTGGGTGCTGTGCTGCGGAACAAGATGCTGGCTGAGAAGTTCCTGGATCTCTATGGGACCCCCGACAGCATTGACATCTGGATAGGGGCCACTGCTGAGCCCCTGGTGGAAAGGGGCCGGGTGGGGTCTCTCCTGGCCTGCATTCTGGGGAAGCAGTTCCAGCAGATCCGTGATGGAGACAG GTTCTGGTGGGAGAACCCTGGGGTCTTCACAGAAAAGCAGCGGGACTCTCTGCAGAAAATGTCCTTCTCACGCCTTGTTTGTGACAACACCCACATCACCAAGGTCCCACTGGACCCATTCCAGGCCAACAGTTACCCCCGAGGCTTTGTGGACTGCTCAGACATTGATAAGCTAGACCtttctccctgggcctcagtggaGAATTAG